One window of Ralstonia pickettii DTP0602 genomic DNA carries:
- a CDS encoding ABC transporter substrate-binding protein, translated as MQRRQFILAATAGLAMPGLVRAADMAGPVRIVVGFAPGGGTDVLARVIGQKLGVMWNTSVLVENKPGATGAIAAAYVAKQPPDGTTLLMAHVNSHAIAPALLDVKYDPRTDFTPISMVGVTPNMLTCRPEQKVRSVSDIVALCRQKPGKISFGSSGIGSAQHLALEMFRLQAKLDVVHVPYKGSGPLVADLIGGQIDYAFDTMTAATPFIQQGKVIAIAQTRLKRAASHPNVPTLAESGFPGLDAASWYGLVGPKGMPPALVQRMNADVNRVLAMPDVAERLKSFGAEDSGGSSQQFGAFIASESTKWAKVVKDAGVKAES; from the coding sequence ATGCAGCGCAGACAATTTATTCTGGCGGCAACAGCCGGACTGGCGATGCCCGGCCTCGTGCGCGCTGCGGATATGGCCGGCCCGGTACGCATCGTGGTGGGCTTTGCCCCCGGCGGTGGCACTGACGTGCTGGCGCGGGTGATCGGGCAGAAGCTGGGCGTGATGTGGAACACCAGCGTACTGGTGGAAAACAAGCCCGGCGCGACCGGCGCGATCGCCGCCGCCTACGTCGCCAAGCAGCCGCCTGACGGCACCACGCTGCTGATGGCGCATGTCAACAGCCATGCGATCGCCCCGGCGCTGCTGGACGTCAAGTACGACCCGCGCACTGACTTCACGCCGATTTCGATGGTGGGTGTCACGCCCAACATGCTGACCTGCCGTCCGGAACAGAAGGTGCGCAGCGTTTCGGACATCGTGGCGCTATGCCGCCAGAAGCCTGGAAAGATTTCCTTCGGTTCGTCCGGTATCGGCTCGGCACAGCACCTGGCGCTGGAGATGTTCCGCCTGCAGGCCAAGCTCGATGTGGTGCACGTGCCTTACAAGGGCTCGGGTCCGCTGGTGGCGGACCTGATCGGCGGCCAGATCGACTATGCCTTCGACACCATGACCGCCGCCACCCCCTTTATCCAGCAAGGCAAGGTGATCGCGATCGCGCAGACCCGGCTGAAGCGCGCGGCCAGCCACCCCAATGTGCCGACGCTGGCGGAGTCCGGCTTCCCCGGCCTGGACGCGGCGTCGTGGTACGGCCTGGTGGGCCCGAAGGGCATGCCGCCGGCGCTGGTGCAGCGCATGAATGCTGACGTCAACCGCGTGCTGGCCATGCCCGACGTTGCCGAGCGGCTCAAGAGCTTCGGCGCCGAGGACTCCGGCGGCTCGAGCCAGCAGTTCGGCGCCTTCATCGCGTCCGAGTCCACCAAGTGGGCCAAGGTCGTGAAGGACGCCGGCGTGAAAGCTGAAAGCTGA
- a CDS encoding GntR family transcriptional regulator, whose protein sequence is MDVWELRCPIRTVTIVTSSFPSRTPRLHFDLTTIQLFIAVSDQGSITRGAERLHLAPAAASRRILELESQLGVSLFERLPHGMALTEAGRALLAHARGITHTVQRMQDDAASFVGGDLGVVRVAAPKSAVIQFLPFDIQRCTTACPGVRIDLQEMNSLEVQQSLRRGTVDIGIYEGSLGVVDLPTEPYRTDRLVLVVARGHALARRRKVMSEDVLDCDLIVLGESSAISIGLERLAEEAGRVLRMRMRVGGFDSIAALVAQNLGGGVMPEAIAREVAAGSRFVRLPIAEPWAERQFVLCHRPHGALSSAALSALEVLAQNAKPESPK, encoded by the coding sequence ATGGATGTGTGGGAACTGCGTTGCCCGATACGCACGGTGACCATCGTGACGTCCTCCTTCCCCTCACGCACCCCGCGTCTGCATTTCGACCTGACCACCATCCAGCTTTTCATCGCAGTCTCCGACCAGGGCAGCATCACCCGCGGCGCCGAACGCCTCCACCTGGCCCCAGCCGCCGCCTCCCGCCGCATCCTCGAACTGGAATCCCAACTCGGCGTCTCCCTGTTCGAACGCCTCCCCCACGGCATGGCCCTGACCGAAGCCGGCCGCGCCCTGCTGGCCCACGCCCGCGGCATCACCCACACGGTCCAGCGCATGCAGGACGACGCCGCCTCCTTCGTCGGCGGCGACCTTGGCGTAGTCCGCGTAGCCGCCCCGAAGTCCGCTGTCATCCAGTTCCTCCCCTTCGACATCCAACGCTGCACCACTGCCTGCCCCGGCGTCCGCATCGACCTGCAGGAAATGAACAGCCTGGAAGTCCAGCAATCCCTGCGCCGCGGCACCGTGGACATAGGTATCTACGAAGGCAGCCTGGGCGTAGTCGACCTGCCGACCGAGCCCTATCGAACTGACCGGCTGGTGCTGGTCGTAGCGCGCGGCCATGCCCTGGCCCGGCGCCGCAAGGTCATGTCGGAAGACGTACTGGACTGCGACCTGATCGTGCTCGGCGAAAGCTCGGCAATCTCGATCGGGCTGGAGCGGCTGGCGGAGGAGGCCGGCCGCGTGCTGCGCATGCGCATGCGCGTGGGGGGCTTCGACAGCATCGCCGCGCTGGTGGCGCAGAACCTGGGTGGCGGGGTGATGCCGGAGGCGATTGCGCGCGAGGTGGCAGCCGGTAGCCGCTTCGTCCGGTTGCCCATTGCCGAGCCATGGGCAGAACGACAATTCGTGCTGTGCCACCGGCCCCATGGCGCACTTTCCTCGGCGGCGCTCAGCGCGCTGGAGGTGCTTGCGCAAAACGCGAAACCTGAATCCCCCAAATAG
- a CDS encoding hypothetical protein (K08452: GPR97; G protein-coupled receptor 97): MADTGPKQVGLALQGGGAHAAFTWGVLDRLLDEVEKGALFITGISGTSGGALNGAACAVGLNQSPRKAKELLAQLWESVGAHSYWHPSFFNFPMAEIDSARRWNVDYNPFVIGQGLLQQVSSPYLTPWMQNQLGSIIEEVIPDFHGINQPNDKAPDLYVSATNVNETALRIFEPWEITVKVLMASACYPTLFEAVQIGDDFYWDGGYMANPALKPLVKKGADDLLTVLINPLTVEHGPPMLSRQIVNRINEVSFGASWVTEVGQIGLINELIRNKVIPDGIPAPDGKTYSEKRFHVIAAPHFMEEIGAASKSTPSREFFLALRSAGREAAHSWVSKNLQYVGEESTFEIEEEIRNRLNGSVTALQSLKSVNGALR; this comes from the coding sequence ATGGCTGACACCGGACCGAAGCAAGTCGGCTTAGCTCTTCAGGGAGGAGGAGCCCACGCTGCATTTACGTGGGGCGTGTTGGATCGCCTGCTTGATGAGGTTGAGAAAGGTGCATTGTTCATTACTGGGATCAGCGGTACCAGCGGCGGCGCCTTGAACGGTGCGGCATGCGCGGTCGGGTTGAATCAGAGCCCGCGGAAGGCGAAGGAATTGCTGGCGCAACTTTGGGAGTCCGTCGGGGCGCATTCCTATTGGCACCCATCCTTCTTCAACTTTCCGATGGCAGAGATCGACTCGGCACGGCGATGGAACGTCGACTACAACCCGTTCGTCATCGGGCAAGGGCTGCTTCAACAGGTCAGTTCGCCGTACCTGACGCCTTGGATGCAGAACCAGCTCGGCTCCATTATTGAGGAAGTCATTCCCGATTTCCATGGCATCAATCAACCCAACGATAAGGCCCCGGATCTATACGTCTCGGCGACGAACGTGAATGAGACAGCCCTGCGCATCTTTGAGCCGTGGGAAATAACAGTTAAGGTACTGATGGCTTCCGCCTGTTACCCCACGCTTTTTGAAGCTGTGCAGATCGGCGATGATTTCTATTGGGACGGGGGGTATATGGCTAACCCTGCTCTCAAACCGCTCGTTAAAAAAGGCGCCGACGACCTCTTGACTGTCCTCATTAACCCACTCACCGTGGAGCACGGGCCACCCATGCTATCTCGACAGATCGTTAATCGGATAAACGAGGTAAGTTTTGGCGCGTCCTGGGTAACTGAAGTCGGACAAATCGGGCTGATCAACGAACTCATTAGAAACAAAGTCATCCCGGACGGTATCCCTGCCCCGGATGGGAAAACCTACTCAGAAAAACGCTTCCACGTGATCGCGGCACCACACTTTATGGAAGAGATTGGCGCCGCATCGAAGAGCACTCCCTCACGTGAGTTCTTTCTTGCTCTGAGAAGCGCGGGGCGGGAGGCGGCGCACTCGTGGGTATCAAAAAACCTGCAGTATGTAGGTGAGGAATCGACTTTCGAAATAGAAGAGGAAATCAGGAACAGGCTGAACGGATCCGTCACCGCGCTGCAATCGCTGAAGTCGGTGAATGGGGCTCTACGGTGA